A window of the Brassica oleracea var. oleracea cultivar TO1000 chromosome C1, BOL, whole genome shotgun sequence genome harbors these coding sequences:
- the LOC106296974 gene encoding RING-H2 finger protein ATL2-like, translated as MHCNENDPLVTVFLSFIFLFFMCFTIYYLYVHWCLPRSRSHHIRSSNHRPTMVFFAPTDPSHTGLDPAVVKSLPVFTFSDVTHKDPIDCAVCLSEFEDGEPGRVLPGCKHSFHVECIDMWFHSHSTCPLCRSLVEPHATTVEEEQVTIMIAISPEQVSATEPVSSSGSGSGSSAMPLDDLRREPAETETPRRIFSEFEDHLTHDLPANHSFTSPMSRMLSFTRMVSRNRRSAPSSFAVAPSQSPSSSCQVVMNESDIERGGEEIKSDFRHVGVP; from the coding sequence ATGCACTGCAACGAGAATGACCCGTTGGTGACAGTCTTCCTTTCATTCATCTTCTTGTTCTTCATGTGTTTCACCATCTACTATCTCTACGTTCACTGGTGTCTCCCCCGCTCTAGGAGTCATCACATCCGCAGCAGTAACCACCGCCCTACAATGGTTTTCTTCGCCCCCACCGATCCTTCTCATACCGGTCTAGATCCCGCCGTGGTGAAATCTCTCCCTGTTTTTACTTTCTCAGACGTGACTCACAAGGATCCCATTGATTGCGCCGTTTGTCTTTCCGAGTTCGAGGACGGCGAGCCGGGTCGGGTTTTGCCTGGTTGTAAACACTCGTTTCATGTGGAATGTATTGACATGTGGTTTCACTCTCATTCAACCTGCCCTCTCTGCCGTTCTCTCGTTGAGCCTCACGCAACGACGGTGGAGGAGGAGCAAGTCACGATCATGATCGCGATTTCTCCTGAACAGGTTTCTGCTACCGAACCGGTATCGAGCTCGGGATCTGGATCTGGATCTTCTGCGATGCCGTTGGATGATTTAAGGAGAGAACCAGCGGAGACTGAGACCCCTAGGAGGATTTTCAGCGAGTTCGAAGACCATTTGACACATGACTTACCAGCGAATCACTCGTTTACTTCGCCGATGAGTCGGATGTTATCTTTTACTCGGATGGTGAGTAGAAATCGAAGAAGCGCACCGTCTTCTTTTGCCGTAGCTCCGTCTCAATCGCCGTCGTCAAGCTGCCAGGTAGTGATGAACGAATCAGATATTGAGCGGGGAGGAGAAGAGATTAAAAGTGATTTCCGCCACGTGGGTGTTCCTTAG